In Mesoaciditoga lauensis cd-1655R = DSM 25116, the following proteins share a genomic window:
- a CDS encoding tetratricopeptide repeat protein, with amino-acid sequence MKLKDTYKNRIFWLIVFFALLSFVSFMSFAKSSDYYYTQGVIAFNAGDYSQAEKLLKTALMLDPGLENNSDIKYMIGLSAWYAGDMVTARAYLPANHISLLASSTKNSKRNLIEDIAKWESLSSSLIDLEGQPKKKTSKALEWTIFFSLFSIIMGGFFAYKYFKHKKPHTVPQSKNDDEEEFEDFPNNFPESTPSGSFEEDFEMPSDAPQEDEIRMKLQNLLNDSSSQLSVTQIMEDPEKLIEQIGNDVSEEEIEKLEDAIHELLSKKVEKSAT; translated from the coding sequence ATGAAATTGAAGGATACGTACAAAAATAGAATTTTTTGGCTGATCGTATTTTTTGCTCTCTTATCATTTGTTTCATTCATGAGTTTTGCAAAAAGTAGCGATTATTACTACACTCAGGGAGTGATAGCTTTCAACGCAGGGGATTATTCCCAAGCGGAAAAACTTTTAAAAACGGCACTGATGTTAGATCCTGGTTTGGAAAACAATTCAGATATAAAGTACATGATAGGACTAAGTGCGTGGTACGCGGGTGATATGGTGACGGCGAGGGCTTACCTTCCGGCTAACCATATTTCTTTGCTTGCAAGTTCAACGAAGAATTCAAAACGTAATCTTATTGAAGATATAGCAAAATGGGAAAGTTTGAGTTCGTCCCTTATAGATCTTGAAGGTCAACCAAAAAAGAAAACATCGAAAGCACTTGAATGGACGATATTTTTCTCTCTTTTCTCAATCATCATGGGAGGATTTTTCGCTTACAAATATTTCAAACACAAGAAGCCTCATACTGTTCCACAAAGTAAAAATGATGATGAAGAAGAATTTGAAGACTTCCCAAACAATTTTCCAGAAAGTACCCCTTCAGGTTCTTTTGAAGAAGATTTCGAGATGCCATCTGATGCTCCACAGGAAGATGAGATAAGGATGAAACTTCAAAATCTCCTCAACGATTCTTCCTCGCAATTGTCAGTTACCCAGATAATGGAAGACCCTGAGAAGTTGATAGAGCAAATAGGAAATGACGTTAGCGAAGAAGAGATAGAAAAATTAGAAGACGCCATTCACGAGCTCTTGTCAAAAAAGGTTGAAAAATCAGCCACGTAA
- the ybeY gene encoding rRNA maturation RNase YbeY → MRKCEVFNAQQIPLNVEMFQKLCDYVLKREKREGTLNVVFVGLEEISEYNRYRKKEGPTDVLSFEGDPPFLGEIYICPEYVKENAKYFKVPFEEEMIRVCIHGILHLLGYDHERDEKDAEKMFDIQERYVADFSTFFDKSS, encoded by the coding sequence TTGCGAAAATGTGAAGTGTTTAACGCTCAGCAAATTCCTTTGAATGTTGAGATGTTTCAAAAGTTATGTGATTACGTTCTGAAAAGAGAGAAAAGGGAAGGTACTTTGAATGTGGTATTCGTCGGATTGGAAGAGATTTCCGAATACAATCGTTATCGTAAAAAAGAAGGGCCCACCGATGTGCTTTCTTTCGAAGGTGACCCTCCCTTTTTAGGCGAGATATACATCTGTCCTGAATATGTAAAAGAGAATGCCAAATATTTCAAGGTGCCCTTTGAAGAAGAAATGATAAGAGTTTGTATTCATGGAATTCTGCACTTGCTGGGATACGATCATGAAAGAGATGAAAAGGATGCCGAAAAGATGTTTGACATTCAAGAACGTTACGTGGCTGATTTTTCAACCTTTTTTGACAAGAGCTCGTGA
- a CDS encoding HDIG domain-containing metalloprotein produces the protein MKTLSLKKIVFNKNKLYLYHLVVPFLLMIEGKFSFVPDISWISSYILILAANSVSFSWINNQVKLFKIHREYFWTYTATLFLTVAIFPLGYMLFGIYGFPVFFGVLLIASMMGNESAMAAAVTLSTVATVVGNGSFDTFAVYIIGSIGGLFLTKTFVKRFDFSKAALWNTLITIAMIVSLEMGFSPYTLHWKDLLLAGLNPFFSMFLAIGILPYVEYLSRIYSNIGLIELGNLSHPLVRELSIKAPGTYFHSVVLSNMCESAAQRIKANYVLGRIGPYFHDIGKMKRPEFFTENQHGTNPHDSISPMMNYFVVVSHVKYGEELSKKYRLPLLVEDMIREHHGTRMVSFFYQKALSENLNVSPDDFRYPGPKPRTKESGIVMLADSCEAAVRSIKSPTPSKIRNMIEEIVNRIYNERQLDDSGLTLKDIDQIVEEFSKVLSAMYKSRIEYPKGAKEVEKVIKVAKM, from the coding sequence ATGAAGACTTTGAGTCTGAAAAAGATCGTGTTTAACAAAAACAAGCTGTACCTTTATCATTTGGTGGTACCCTTCTTGCTCATGATAGAAGGGAAGTTTTCATTTGTTCCCGACATTTCCTGGATCAGTTCCTACATTCTCATTTTAGCGGCAAATTCTGTGAGTTTTTCATGGATAAACAACCAAGTGAAGCTTTTCAAGATCCATAGGGAATATTTTTGGACGTATACCGCCACGTTGTTTTTAACGGTGGCAATCTTTCCGTTAGGATACATGTTGTTTGGCATTTACGGCTTTCCGGTGTTTTTCGGCGTCCTTTTGATAGCTTCCATGATGGGCAACGAAAGCGCTATGGCAGCTGCCGTCACGCTTTCAACCGTTGCAACAGTTGTGGGAAATGGCAGTTTTGATACCTTTGCCGTTTACATAATTGGATCTATCGGTGGCTTATTTTTAACGAAGACATTTGTTAAAAGGTTCGATTTTTCCAAGGCTGCCCTTTGGAACACGTTGATAACCATAGCTATGATTGTAAGTTTGGAAATGGGGTTCTCTCCTTACACTTTACACTGGAAGGACCTGCTTCTGGCTGGATTAAATCCGTTCTTTTCCATGTTCTTGGCGATAGGCATATTGCCGTACGTTGAATATCTGTCTAGAATCTACTCAAATATAGGTTTAATAGAACTTGGAAATTTAAGTCATCCGTTGGTAAGGGAATTGTCAATAAAAGCGCCTGGCACTTATTTTCACAGTGTCGTGTTGTCAAACATGTGTGAAAGCGCTGCACAAAGGATAAAGGCCAACTACGTGTTGGGAAGGATAGGGCCTTATTTTCATGACATAGGAAAGATGAAAAGACCGGAATTTTTTACAGAAAATCAACACGGAACTAACCCACACGACTCCATTTCTCCCATGATGAATTACTTTGTGGTGGTTTCTCATGTAAAGTACGGTGAGGAATTGTCAAAAAAATACAGATTGCCTCTTCTTGTTGAAGACATGATAAGGGAACATCATGGGACGAGGATGGTGTCTTTCTTTTATCAGAAAGCTTTGTCGGAGAACCTCAACGTCAGCCCAGATGATTTTAGATATCCCGGTCCAAAACCAAGAACCAAAGAGTCGGGGATCGTTATGTTGGCCGATTCGTGTGAAGCTGCTGTGCGCTCCATAAAGTCTCCCACACCTTCCAAAATAAGAAACATGATAGAAGAAATCGTGAACAGGATATACAACGAGCGACAGTTAGACGATTCGGGATTAACGTTGAAAGACATAGACCAAATAGTGGAAGAATTTTCAAAAGTGCTCTCTGCCATGTACAAGAGTAGGATAGAATATCCTAAAGGCGCTAAAGAAGTCGAAAAGGTGATCAAAGTTGCGAAAATGTGA
- a CDS encoding PhoH family protein: protein MLETISRFKIPASVDLVAFVGEYDANLKAIRKYFNVNIKLSDNEVWLKGEEDLVKRVNGVLNMMTERVLKEGTVDVRDLFDVKERVTHNIKIEGVGVFPKTAGQKRYIEAMQKNDLVFAIGPAGTGKTYLAVAMAVEALRRGEVQRIVLVRPAVEAGEKLGFLPGDMLEKVDPYLRPLYDSLFDMMSPERFNYYRSKSIIEVAPLAYMRGRTLNSAFIILDEAQNTTRGQLKMFLTRMGFGSKAVITGDITQIDLENREDSGLVESTKILKGIKGVEFVYLNKEDVVRNPLVKKIIKAYEDFESEKDRV from the coding sequence GTGCTGGAAACCATTTCACGCTTTAAAATACCGGCTTCCGTTGATTTGGTGGCCTTTGTAGGTGAGTACGATGCTAATCTAAAAGCAATCAGGAAGTATTTTAATGTTAACATAAAACTGTCGGATAACGAGGTGTGGTTAAAGGGAGAAGAAGATCTGGTAAAACGTGTTAACGGAGTTCTGAACATGATGACCGAAAGGGTTTTAAAAGAGGGAACAGTTGATGTGAGAGATCTTTTTGATGTGAAGGAAAGGGTAACTCATAACATAAAGATAGAGGGAGTTGGGGTTTTCCCAAAAACTGCAGGGCAAAAGCGCTACATAGAAGCCATGCAAAAGAACGATTTGGTTTTTGCAATAGGCCCTGCCGGAACCGGAAAAACGTATCTGGCGGTGGCAATGGCCGTGGAAGCGTTGAGAAGAGGAGAAGTTCAAAGAATCGTGCTGGTTAGACCTGCGGTAGAAGCTGGAGAAAAATTGGGATTTTTGCCAGGTGACATGTTGGAAAAAGTCGATCCTTATTTGAGGCCGCTGTACGATTCGCTTTTCGACATGATGAGTCCGGAACGCTTTAACTACTATCGTTCAAAGAGCATAATAGAAGTGGCTCCGTTGGCGTATATGAGAGGAAGAACTTTAAACAGTGCATTCATAATTTTGGATGAAGCTCAGAATACCACAAGGGGCCAATTGAAAATGTTTCTCACACGAATGGGATTTGGTTCTAAAGCCGTTATCACAGGAGACATAACACAAATAGATCTTGAAAACAGGGAAGATTCTGGTTTGGTTGAATCAACGAAAATATTGAAAGGGATAAAAGGGGTAGAGTTCGTCTATTTGAACAAAGAAGACGTTGTAAGAAATCCCTTGGTGAAGAAGATAATAAAAGCCTATGAAGACTTTGAGTCTGAAAAAGATCGTGTTTAA
- the rpmG gene encoding 50S ribosomal protein L33 encodes MAKNTKNFVTLVCTECKSRNYVIRKGRQSREKLQVNKYCPKCKKHTLHKESK; translated from the coding sequence ATGGCAAAGAATACGAAGAACTTCGTTACCCTCGTATGCACAGAATGCAAATCGAGGAATTACGTTATCCGCAAGGGAAGGCAATCTAGAGAAAAGCTTCAGGTAAACAAGTATTGCCCCAAGTGTAAAAAGCACACCCTTCATAAAGAATCCAAATAA
- the secE gene encoding preprotein translocase subunit SecE has translation MADLKKFFSEVKSEAKKTTWPNKAKLLSATGIVLLILGVTGLYFWLLDMGFSTFTRWLLAVLGVK, from the coding sequence ATGGCTGATTTGAAGAAGTTTTTCAGTGAAGTGAAAAGTGAAGCTAAGAAAACCACATGGCCTAATAAAGCCAAGCTTTTGTCTGCAACAGGGATCGTTTTACTTATCCTCGGCGTTACGGGTCTTTATTTCTGGCTTTTGGACATGGGATTTTCGACTTTCACAAGATGGCTCTTAGCGGTTTTAGGTGTGAAATAA
- the nusG gene encoding transcription termination/antitermination protein NusG has product MKKSWYIVQTYSGLEQTVKEAIEQKRDLFKLNDFIGRVIVPEEKVVGVKGKKIEKYRVPSTAKLHVSSGDAVSKGQAIAELPEVHVKHDGKVIELRNMRKLVIESVDRKNSRTYYIPSSTGIETGIRLGSRLREGMPISKDKTILCEIDGKVVQNERIKKIVIENVDGQEDTYFVPFETFDKSIRVNQKVKAGTLLADKKIFTANTDGIVEIDTYGAYREIKISKVTTRRLFPGYVFVEMYMTEEMWEVVRSTEHVINFVSNAGQPIPVKKREINAILGLSTSQKPEKIEEVKIEIDIPVGEHVKIKKGPFEGFTGVVQEVKPEKKELVVTVTIFGRETPVVLHVSEIEKIEE; this is encoded by the coding sequence ATGAAGAAATCGTGGTACATAGTTCAGACTTACTCCGGTTTGGAACAAACCGTAAAAGAAGCTATAGAACAAAAGCGAGACCTTTTTAAACTGAATGATTTTATCGGAAGGGTTATCGTTCCAGAGGAAAAAGTGGTTGGAGTAAAAGGGAAAAAAATAGAAAAATATCGTGTTCCTTCCACCGCTAAGCTCCACGTAAGCTCTGGTGATGCCGTATCTAAGGGGCAGGCAATAGCCGAATTGCCCGAGGTTCATGTTAAACACGATGGTAAAGTCATAGAGTTACGAAATATGAGAAAACTTGTGATCGAATCTGTTGATCGCAAAAACAGTCGTACTTATTACATACCTTCTTCAACGGGAATAGAAACCGGCATAAGGTTGGGCTCTCGTTTGAGAGAAGGGATGCCTATATCCAAAGATAAAACCATTCTTTGCGAAATAGACGGAAAAGTTGTGCAAAACGAGCGTATCAAAAAGATAGTGATAGAAAATGTAGATGGCCAAGAAGATACGTACTTTGTGCCTTTTGAAACGTTCGACAAATCCATAAGGGTAAATCAAAAAGTAAAAGCGGGCACGTTATTGGCCGATAAGAAAATATTCACGGCCAACACAGATGGAATAGTTGAAATTGATACTTATGGAGCGTACAGAGAGATAAAAATTTCAAAGGTTACCACCAGAAGGTTATTCCCTGGTTATGTTTTTGTAGAGATGTACATGACCGAAGAAATGTGGGAAGTTGTCAGGAGCACCGAACACGTGATAAACTTCGTTTCAAATGCTGGACAACCAATCCCGGTTAAGAAAAGGGAAATCAATGCGATTTTGGGGCTCTCCACCTCGCAGAAACCTGAAAAAATCGAAGAGGTAAAGATAGAAATAGACATTCCAGTAGGAGAGCACGTCAAAATCAAGAAAGGCCCGTTTGAAGGCTTCACAGGCGTTGTGCAAGAGGTGAAGCCGGAAAAAAAGGAATTGGTGGTTACCGTCACGATTTTCGGCAGAGAAACACCTGTTGTTTTGCACGTTTCAGAAATTGAAAAGATTGAAGAATAA
- the rplK gene encoding 50S ribosomal protein L11, translating into MAKELIRQVKLQIPAGKATPAAPVGPSLGQHGVNIMAFCKQFNAATAKDAGMIIPVIINIYKDRSFTFVTKTPPAAVLLLKAAGVKKGSGEPNKVKVGKITRAQLEEIAKIKMKDLNARDIKAASKIIAGTAKNMGIEIVG; encoded by the coding sequence ATGGCAAAAGAATTGATAAGACAGGTAAAGCTTCAAATTCCTGCGGGAAAAGCCACACCTGCCGCTCCGGTTGGACCATCCCTTGGTCAGCATGGAGTTAACATCATGGCTTTTTGTAAACAATTCAACGCTGCTACCGCAAAGGATGCCGGAATGATAATCCCAGTCATTATAAACATCTACAAGGATCGTTCTTTTACGTTTGTGACGAAAACTCCTCCGGCAGCAGTCCTTTTGTTAAAAGCAGCGGGAGTGAAGAAAGGTTCGGGAGAACCAAACAAAGTTAAGGTTGGAAAGATCACGAGAGCTCAGCTTGAAGAAATCGCAAAAATAAAGATGAAGGATCTCAACGCCCGTGACATAAAAGCGGCTTCCAAGATAATTGCCGGAACTGCCAAAAACATGGGTATAGAGATCGTGGGATGA
- the rplA gene encoding 50S ribosomal protein L1 produces the protein MAKHSKRYSELLKSYDKNNVYSLEEAVKLVKNLSTAKFDETIELSIKTGIDPKKNEQQIRNTISLPNGTGKKVKVLVFAVGPEAEEAKEAGADYVGGEELAEKIAKEGFLDFDVAIASPDTMRFVGKLGRILGPRGLMPSPKSGTVTKDIKDAVVSFKAGRVEVRNDKTGNLHLPVGKKSFSDEKLNENVSSALQQIAALRPQGVKGRFIQKAVIAPTMGPGVKIDFSGFEN, from the coding sequence ATGGCAAAGCATTCCAAAAGATATTCCGAACTTTTGAAGAGCTACGACAAGAACAATGTTTATTCCCTTGAGGAAGCTGTAAAACTCGTGAAGAATCTTTCCACCGCGAAATTCGATGAAACTATAGAATTATCCATTAAAACTGGCATAGATCCTAAAAAGAACGAGCAACAGATAAGAAACACGATTTCCCTTCCCAATGGTACAGGAAAAAAGGTAAAAGTGTTGGTTTTCGCCGTTGGTCCGGAAGCTGAAGAGGCAAAGGAAGCCGGAGCCGATTACGTAGGAGGAGAAGAACTCGCTGAAAAGATAGCAAAAGAAGGTTTCCTCGATTTTGATGTCGCCATAGCCAGTCCAGATACGATGAGATTCGTGGGGAAACTTGGAAGAATTTTGGGCCCGAGAGGGCTTATGCCTTCACCAAAATCCGGAACCGTTACGAAAGACATAAAAGATGCCGTTGTGTCTTTTAAAGCGGGTAGAGTAGAGGTTAGAAATGATAAAACGGGCAATCTTCATCTTCCCGTTGGAAAGAAGAGTTTCAGCGATGAAAAGTTGAATGAAAATGTCTCTTCTGCCTTGCAGCAAATAGCGGCTTTAAGACCTCAAGGTGTGAAAGGGAGATTCATTCAAAAGGCTGTTATAGCGCCAACTATGGGACCTGGAGTGAAAATAGATTTCTCTGGGTTTGAAAATTGA
- the rplJ gene encoding 50S ribosomal protein L10 yields MLKEQKAKIVEELSDALSKSPLILLTDYKGLAVDEITKLRDELYKVNAKYRVAKNTLIKLALKNAEVPAAEELESSLQGTTAVLYTEGDAVLALKALFKFIKETKKPVVKCGLMDGKFITAEQAKEFSKLPPREVLLAQLVGQMQAPIYGLHAVLSGSLRKLLYALNAIKEKKE; encoded by the coding sequence ATGCTTAAAGAACAGAAAGCAAAAATCGTAGAAGAATTATCCGATGCCTTGTCGAAAAGCCCTCTTATACTTCTGACCGATTACAAAGGTTTGGCCGTGGATGAAATAACGAAGTTGAGAGACGAACTGTATAAGGTAAACGCGAAGTACAGAGTGGCGAAAAACACGCTTATAAAATTAGCACTTAAAAACGCTGAAGTTCCAGCCGCAGAAGAACTGGAATCATCGTTGCAAGGCACTACAGCCGTGCTTTACACGGAAGGAGATGCGGTTTTAGCTTTAAAAGCCCTTTTCAAGTTCATCAAAGAAACCAAAAAACCTGTCGTAAAATGCGGATTGATGGACGGGAAGTTCATAACCGCCGAACAAGCAAAGGAATTCTCCAAATTGCCGCCAAGAGAAGTTCTTCTTGCTCAATTGGTTGGCCAAATGCAAGCCCCAATATACGGGTTGCATGCAGTGTTGTCTGGTAGTTTGAGAAAGTTACTTTACGCTTTAAATGCGATTAAAGAAAAAAAAGAGTAA
- the rplL gene encoding 50S ribosomal protein L7/L12: protein MTKEEIIKAIEEMTVAELAELVKELEDKFGVSAAAPVAVAAAPAAGGAAAGGEAEEKSSFDVFLKEIGDKKLQVIKVVREITGLGLKEAKEVVDKAGSADAVVKKGASKEEAEQIKAKLEEAGATVELK from the coding sequence ATGACTAAGGAAGAAATCATTAAAGCTATCGAAGAAATGACCGTTGCCGAATTGGCAGAATTGGTAAAAGAATTGGAAGACAAATTCGGAGTTAGTGCGGCAGCACCTGTAGCAGTTGCAGCAGCACCCGCAGCCGGTGGAGCGGCAGCTGGCGGAGAAGCCGAAGAGAAATCATCATTCGATGTATTCCTCAAAGAGATCGGTGACAAGAAATTGCAAGTTATCAAGGTTGTCAGAGAAATAACAGGCCTTGGATTGAAAGAAGCAAAAGAAGTCGTAGACAAAGCTGGTTCAGCTGATGCAGTTGTCAAGAAAGGTGCCAGCAAAGAAGAGGCCGAACAGATCAAAGCGAAACTCGAAGAAGCCGGTGCAACTGTCGAGTTGAAGTGA